The Polaribacter sp. Q13 sequence ACGTTCTTCATTTAAAAAATTATCTTTCATTAAACTTAAAAGAATCATTTCTCTAGCCTCAGGAATCAAGTTGTATTCGCGCATTTTTTGCTCTACTTCCTTGTGGCATCTATCTTGATAAACGCAATAATTCTCTAGTTTTCGTTTTAGTTCATCAACCGTAAAAGATTTCTTTTTTATCATTGGTTCGAAAATACAAAAAGGGATGAAATTTAAATAATTTCATCCCTTTAATATTAAAATATATTTAATTCTTTTTACAAAATTACTTTTTTAGGAGCTATTTTACTTTTTAACCACATTTTAAATAACGTAATTAAGAAGAATAAAACAGGTACTATAATTAATGTTAAAAAGGTTGCTATTAGTAGACCGTAAATAACGGTCCAAGCTAACGGTCCCCAGAAAGCAACGTTATCTCCTCCAAAATAAATATGCGGATTGTATTCTGAAAATAAAGTAAAGAAGTTAATGTTTAAACCAATTGCTAAAGGAATTAAACCTAAAATGGTTGTAATTGCGGTTAATAAAACGGGTCTTAAACGTGCGCCACCAGCTTTTACAATAGCTTCATATAAAGTTTCTTTGTCTAAATAATCTTCATGGTCTATTTCTAATTCACCTTTCTTTCGGTCTATTAATAATTGCGCGTAATCTAATAGTACCACACCATTATTTACTACAATTCCGGCCAATGAAATAATACCCATCATGGTCATCATAATTACAAAAGAACTTCCAGAAATAACGATTCCTCCAAAAACGCCAATAAAGCTTAAGAAAATAGCAATCATTATAATTGCTGGTTTAGAAACCGAGTTAAATTGGAAAATTAGAATAAAGAAAATTAAAGCCAAACCTGTAAAAAATGCGCCTACTAAAAATTGCATTTGTTTGTTTTGTTCTTCAATCTGACCGGTATAATCAATTTTAATTCCTTTAGGTAAATTCTTGAAATTTTTCATTTCATTTTGAATTTTACCAACAACAGCAGCAGCATCTGTTTCTCCCGGAGTTAATGCAGAGTAAACGGTTACCACTCTTTTAATATCCTTATGTTTAATAGCGCTAAAACCAGAATTGTTTTTTTGTGTTGCCACCGTAGAAACCGGAATTTCTTTTACTTTACCAGAAGCCATGTCTCTAAAAATAATATTCTGATTAAAGAGTGCGCTTGTGTTATACCTATCTTCTTTATTAAAACGAACATAAATATCATAATCATCTCCATCTTCTTTGTAAACGCCTGCTTTGTTTCCAAAAATGGAAGCTCTTAATTGTTGTCCTACTTGACCCGTAGAAACCCCTAATTCACCCGCTTTTTTTCTGTCAACTAAAACTTCCATTCCTGGTTTGTCTCTGTTTACATCAATCTTTAATTCATCTATACCAGAAATACTTTTTGTATTGATAAAATCGCGCATTCTTTGAGCAACATGAATTAATTCAGCATAATCATCACCTTCAATTTCAATATTAATAGGAGAACCTGCTGGTGGTCCGTTAGCATCTTTTTCAACAGAAATTAAAACTCCCGGATAAATACCAACCAAAGCAGTTTGTAATTTCTGACGCATTAATTCACTATCTAAACCTCTTCTATATTTGTATTCTCTCATAGAGGCTTTTACTTTTCCTTTATGTGGCATTTCTGCAGCAGAACCTCCATCTGTTTGTGGGTTTCCTGCACCTTCACCAACTTGAGAAATCAAACTTTCTACCATAAAGTTATAGTCACCATCCATATATTCATCACTATACAAAACGGTTTCTACTTTCTTCTCGATTAGTTTAGTAATGTCATTTGTTTTTTGAATATCTGTTCCTTCTGGGTATTCTATATAAACAATTATTTGATTTGGTTTATTGTCTGGGAAAAATTCTACTTTAGTTCTTTGTGTACCTAAAGACCATCCGAAGGCAATAAAAGAAGCTAATAATAAAAGGGTAGTTCCAATAACTAAAAAGTATGGTGTTTTACCTGTTAAAGAGAATCTTAAACTACTTTCATACCATCTTTCTAAGACCGGTAATACTTTATTTTGAAAACTATTTGCCCAGTCTCTTAAGAATAAACGATACACCCAAAGCATAATTGCGGTAAATATCATTAAAGATCCAAGAGCTGCGTAAGCACCTCCGGTAATTAAAACAATAATTCCTAAAACGGTCATTACACCGGTAAGAATTGCTATCTTTTTAATAGGCATATCTACATCTTCTACACTCATAAATTGAGAAACCAATACAGAGTTAAAGAAAATGGCAACTAATAAAGAAGAACCTAAAACGGTAGATAAAGTTATAGGTAATAACACCATAAAGTCACCCATAACTCCGGGCCAAAGACCTAAAGGAATAAATGCGGCTACCGTTGTAGCGGTAGAAATAATAATAGGATATGCAATTTCGCTAATTCCTTTTTTTGCAGCTTCAATTCTGCCCATTCCTTCCTCGTCCATTAAACGATACACGTTTTCTACGACAACAATTCCGTTATCTACCAACATTCCAAGTCCCATAATTAATCCAAAAAGAATCATGGTATTCATGGTGTAACCTAATAAGTTTAAAATCATTAAAGACATAAACATAGACATTGGTATTGCAAAACCAACAAAAACGGCATTTTTAAACCCTAAGAAGAACATTAAAACCGTAACAACTAAGAAAACTCCAAAAATAATGTTGTTTACTAAATCGTCTACCTGACCAATGGTTTTGTTAGATTGATCGTTTGTAATAGTTACTTTTAAGTCTTTTGGAAAATAATTAGCAATGGCATCAGCAACAATTACTTGTATTTGTTCTGAAGCTGCAACCATATTTTTCCCTGCTCTTTTTTTAACATCTAGCATTACAACCTCTTTTCCGTTTTCTCTAGCAAAAGTTGTTTTGTCTTTGTCTTTAAAGGCAACGGTTGCTACATCTTTTAGGTAAATAGGATTGTTAAATTCAGATTTAATTACAAAATCTTCTAAGGCAGCAGGTTTATCAATTTCACCAATAATTCTAACCGTTCTTCTTTGTCCGCTTGTAATAAAGTTACCTGCAGACATGGTTACGTTTCCGTTGCTAATAGCAGAAGTAATATCATTAAAACTTACTTTTGCAGCCATCATTTTATAAATATCTACGGCAACTTCAACTTCTTTTTCTTGGGCTCCACGAATATCTACTTTCTTAATTTCTGCTAAATCTTCTATTTCGTCTTGTAAATATTCACCAAATTCTTTTAGTTTATGAACAGGGTAATCACCAGAAATGTTAATATTTAAAATTGCTACTTCTTCAGATAAGCTTAAATCAAATACATTGGGTTCTATTTTAGCCCCGTTAAAAGTAGGCCAATCTTCACTAGCTGTTTCTGTTGCTATTTCGTCTTTAATCTTTTGTTTAGCAAGTTCTACAGAGATGTTTTCATCAAACTCTACAACAACCATTGAGTAATCTTCTTGAGATGTTGAGGTAACTTCTATAACATTACTAATTGTTTTTACTTCGTCTTCTAGGGGGTCTGTAATTAGTTTCTCTATGTCTTCAGCTGTATTACCAGGGTAGATGGTACTAATGTAAATTTTGGTTTCTTTTACTTCCGGAAAATTCTCTCTAGCCATGCTTAAATAAGCAGTAATACCATAGAAAAATAACACAGCCATTATTACGTAAATGGTAGTTTTATTATGAATTGCCCAAGAAGATAATTTAAATTCTTTATCTACTTGTTTTCTTTGTTTTGTCATCGCTATTCTTTTTATTTATTGATAACTTTTACTGTTTGTCCGTTGTTTACACTACGAGCACCTTCTTTAATTATTTCCGATCCAACAGGTAAGTTTTCTAAAACTTCAATAAAATTTCCTTGTGTTTTTCCTGTTTTAATAACAACTCTTTCTGCGATAGCTTCATTATCAGAATTTTTTCCTTTAATAACATATACAAATTGTTCTCCATTTGCATTTTCAGAAATAATACTTTGCGGAATTAAAATAGAGGTAGCATCTGTATAATCATTAATTTGAAGTTTTGCCGTTAAGTTTGGTTTTACATTTCCACTTTTATTAGCAACAGGAACTTCAATTTTAAAAGATCTATTATTTGGGTTGATAAAACTACCAACTTGTCTTATTGAGCTATTTACACTTGTACCTAATACAGGGAATTCTATTTTTACCTCTTTGTTTTTTTGAATGCTTGTAATATATCTTTCTGGTACTTCTGCCTCTACATACATGTTGTTAAGGTTTACAATTCTAAAAACTTCAGACCCTTGACCAGGAGCAATTACAGTTCCTTTTTCTTTTATTACATCATCAATAACACCAGAAAAAGGTGCTCTGATAGAAGATTTAGATTGCTGACTTTTAAGTTGTTTTAAAGAGTTTCTTTGTGATTCATAGCTTGTTTTTGCTTGTAAAAATTGAATTTCTGAGCCTATTTTTTGATCCCATAAACGTTTTTGACGTTCAAATGTAGTTTTGGCTAATTGAGTTGTAGCTGCTAATTGAGCTACCTGATTGCTTAATCCACCATCATCTATAGTTGCTAATAATTGACCTTTAGTAACTTTTTGACCTTCTTTAACATAAACTGTTTTTAAAATTCCCGCCATTTCTGGGTAAATTAAAATATTCTGTTTTGTTTTTACATTTCCTTGAATTTCTAAATAGTGATTAAAAACTTCTTCTTTTACTGTAATAGTAGTAATTAAAGGAAGTTTTTTTAAGGTATCTTTTTTAGAAATGGCTTCGTTTATAGTTTCTAATTCGGTATTTATTTTTTCTAAATTAGCGGTAATTTCTTTCTTTTTTGCTGTTAATTCTTGTAAGTTTCCTGTGGCAACTAAATCTGCAACAGAGGTTGTTTTTTTCTCTCCACAAGAGTTTAAAACAAGTGTAATTACTAATAATAAATATATTTTTTTCATGCCTGGTTGTTATTTGATTGGGGTGTTTAATGCGTTTTCTAAAGTTGCTTTTTTAGCAATTACATCTAACATAGATTGTATGTAGGTTTGTTGTTGTGTGTATAGTTGGTTTTGTGCTTGCAGTAAATCGAAGCTAGTAGAAATTCCTTCGAAGAATTTAATTCGTTGCTTTTTTTCTATTCTTTCTGCTAAGCCAACATTTTTCTTTGCTGTTGCGTAGTTTTCGATGCTTAATTGATACTCGCTTTTTGCTTTTTCTGCCAATAAGGTTAAGCGTTGTTTGGTTTCTTCTAATCTAATATCTGCTGTTTCTAAGTCGATTTTTGCTTGTGCAGTTTTAGAACTTCTTTGTAAACTACTAAATATAGGGATGTTTAAACTAACACCTAATAAAGAAGAGTTGTACCAGCTTTGATCTGATTTAAAAAAAGAAAAGTCGCTAGAGTATGCTTGTGCTCCGTAATTTACATAGGCAGATAAACTTGGTAAAGCTTTACTTTTTTCTAATTTTACAAGTAAGCGTTTAGATTCTCTATCGTTTTGTGCAATTTTAAAATCGATATGTTTATCCACTTTAAAATCATCAGCAATTAAACCTAAGTTAATGTTTTTCTCCGCTAAAGAGTCTAAAGAATCTGTTAATACAAGTTGTGTTTCAATAGGGTTTCCTAGAGAAAGATTTAGCATCTTGTAAGCAATGTCTTTCATTCTCTTAACACTATTAAGCTGACTTTTTAGATTTCCTAATGTAATTTGTAGTTGTTCTACATCTTCCTCTTCATTAAAACCATTTTCATAGATTTTTTTAGCATCACTTAAATTTTTTTCAAGAATTCTTATATTTCCTTCTAATATGGTAATGCTGTTTTCTACCACTAAAACATTTCCGTAAGCATTTATAATAGCTTCTCTGGTTAGGAGCTCTGTTTTTTCATTGGCTTGTTTAGAAATTTTTAAATATGTTTTAGATGCTTGTAATCCTACCAAATAAGAACCATCAAATAATAATTGCTTTAAGGTTACAGATGCACCAATGTTTTGTTTTGGACTAAAAGTTACAGGGGTAAAGGTGCCTGCAGCTCCTCCAACTAATTCGGCAGGTAACAACGATACTTGTTGTTTAAGCCAATTTGTATAATCTACAGTTCCTGAAATTTGAGGCAACCCAGTAGCGGTTGTTTCCCAAACTTTTTTGTCTGCAATTTTTATATCATTTTTAGATGCTTTGGTATTGTAACTATGCTCTATTGCAAAGTCTATAGCTTCTTTTAAAGATAATTTCATTGTTTTTTCTTGTGCGTTTGTAACTAAGAAAAAACAGGTACTTAAACATACCATAATTATTTTTTTCATGTGTTCTTTATTTCAGTTTTAATTGGTTTTCTAATTGTTGTATTCCTTTTTCAGTACAAATTCCTCTTAAATGATATTCTAAGTAATTGGTCATTAAGGTGTTCATAGAATAATTTGTTAAAGGAAATAGATCTTTATCTTTAATTCCGATCATTCCATTATAATATATTCTAGAGATAAATTCTAAATCTATTGTTTCTCTGTATAAGTTGGTTTTTATTCCTTTTTCTAGGTTATTGATAACGCAATCTTGCATTACATGAAATTGTTTTTGTTTTAAAGAGGCATAAATTTTAGGGTAATATTTTTGAAGTTGATATTGTGGTGATGATTTTTCATCCTTTAAATTTTCCAAAATCAATCTTTTTATAGAAAAAAGTTCATGTATTGCATTTAATTCTAATTTGCAAACGCCATTAATACCACAACATATTTTATCAAACATAGCGTGTGTTACAGCGGTAACAAGTTCGGTTTTGTTTTTAAAATACTTGTAAATGGTTTTTTTTGAAACCCCAAGAGCCTCTGCTATTTCATCCATAGTAACACTTTTAAAACCTAAGTTTAAAAAGAGTTCATTTGATTTTTCTAAAATTTTTTCTCTCATAATTTAAAAAAGTTTCCTTTAGTTTTTCTAAAGGTTTCCTCTGAAATTGTCATTCCCGTGAACACGGGAATCTAAATATTGAATTTTATAAAAAAAATAATATTCGGGTGCAAATATATAAAAGGAAACTTTGGAAACAAAAAAAGTTTCCAAAGTTTTAGTAATTTTTCTACAGTGGAATTAAAAAATAAAATTTCTTTACGTTATTTTTACAAAAAATTACAGATTTGGACATTTTACATTATCAGAAAGATTTTATTGATTATTTAGAATCTAAAAAGTGGGTTAATGAACCTAAAAATTTATATGAGCCCATAGATTATATTATAAAATTAGGAGGTAAACGAATGCGTCCTATTTTAACGCTAATGGCAGCAGATATTTTTTCTGGAGGATATGAAAAAGCAATGCCAGCAGCTTTGGCTGTAGAAGTTTTTCATAATTTCACCTTAATTCATGATGATATTATGGATGATGCACCTTTAAGAAGAGGTAAGGCTACAGTGCATGAAAAATGGGATATCAATACGGGAATTCTTTCTGGAGATGCCATGTTGATATTAGCATATCAGTATTTTGAGAATTATGAACCTATTGTTTTTCAGAAATTAGCAAAACTATTTAGCAAAACAGCTTTAGAGGTTTGTGATGGACAGCAATTAGATGTCGATTTTGAAACTAGAAATGATGTAACTATCGATGAGTATATTAATATGATTCGTTTAAAAACTTCAGTTTTGGTTGCAGCGGCATTAAAAATGGGTGCAATAGTTGCAGAAACTAGTGATGAAAATGCAAACTTAATATATGATTTTGGACTAAATTTAGGATTGGCCTTTCAGTTACAAGATGATTATTTAGATACTTTTGGTGATCCCGAAACTTTTGGAAAACAAGTAGGAGGGGATATTATTGAAAATAAGAAAACTTATCTTTATTTAAAGTCATTAGAGGTTGCAAATGAGCATGATTGTAAGAAATTGGAATATTTTTATAGCCGTAAATTAGATGATAATTCAACTAAAATTACGGAGGTAAGTCGTATTTTTGATTTAAATGATATTCCTATTTTAATAAAAGAACAGATTCAGGATTATACAGAAAGAGCTTTTGAGACTTTATCTTGCATGAATATTTCTGAAGAAAGTAAGGTTAGTTTAAGGAATTTTGGACTTTGGTTAATGAATAGATCAGTTTAATTAATTTTTTTTTAAAAAGTTTGTTGATTATTCAAAATAAAGAGTACCTTTGCAGCCAATTATTCGGTCCCATAGCTCAGCTGGTTAGAGCATCTGACTCATAATCAGAGGGTCCTTGGTTCGAGCCCAAGTGGGACCACTAGTAACAACAAGCCTTTACAGAAATGTAGAGGCTTTTTTTTGTTTTAAAAAAATATTTAAATAACGGTTATTTACTATATAATAAGTTAGAAAAAGAAATTAGTCTAATACTAAATAAAATGTTACTGCTGTTTAAAAAGAAAAGGTTTTAATAAATATTGAAATTGAGAGATTGTGATTTACTTTAATTAATTATTAATGAGCATGAATTAGTTTGGTTAAAAACTAAGAATTATTCTAAATATTTTGGATGAAGTTATCTAAGTATATTAAAATTAATAAAAGTATAAATTTAAGATGAAGGGCTTGGGGGGATATGCGAATTATTAAAATGAGATAATCCGAACCCTATCATTGAAGCTTATTTTAAAATTAATTAGATTTTTATGATGATTAGATTATTGATAGGAAATCAAATTATTTTTAAAACGGATGCTAAAAATTACAATTAATAAATAAAAGTATCTATATTTGCCGAGAAAATTTTTATATCCTATTTTAGTAAGTAGTTAGAAAAGAGGTTGATTTGTTTAGTTATAACAAATAAGCTTTGTTTTTAGATTGTTTATGATATATAGATTTTTTATCTAATAAAATTATTTAATATTAAAATTTTAATCTGGGGGGATATAAAATGAAAAATAAAAAATACTTTGCATTAATAATAATGCTAGCACTTACGTATATAGTTAACGCACAAAATGTTCCAAGACCTGCAGGACCACCGCCACCACCTGGTTTGGCTATTGACGGAGGTTTGATCTTTTTAGTAGTTTCTGGAATTATTTACGGAGTAAAGAAGGTTAAGAATTAGTTAGTTTACTAACGTATTTTCCAATAACATCAAATTCGAGATTTACACAATCATTAAGTTTTAAATACTTAAAGGTTGTGTTTTCTGTCGTATATGGTATTATAGCAACACTAAATTCATCTTTTTTAGAGTTAACAACCGTTAAGCTTACTCCATTTATAGTAATAGAACCTTTTTCTATGGTAATATTATTAGTGCCAGCATCGTATTTAAAAGTAAAAATAGTACTTCCATTATCTTTTTTAATATTAATGCAAGTTGCAGTTTGGTCTACGTGGCCTTGCACTATATGTCCATCTAATCGATCACCTAGCTTCATTCCTCTTTCTAAGTTTACAGAATCATTTACATTTAAACGACCAATATTTGTTTTGTTTAAAGTTTCTTTAATTGCGGTAACTGTGTATGTGTCATTTTTAATATTTACAACAGTTAAACATACACCATTATGCGCTACGCTTTGATCTATTTTTAATTCATTAGTAAAATTACTTTTCACAGTTAGATGAATATTGTCTTGTTCTTTTGTGATATTTGTTATTGTACCAAGTGTTTCTATAATTCCGGTAAACATATTTATAAATTTTAGTTACTTTTGTGGTATTCAAAAATAGGAATAATAGAAGAGTTACTATGGATAAATCTGATAAAATTATAGTTGGTATTTCAATAGGAGATTTAAATGGAATAGGTTTAGAAGTAATTCTAAAAACTTTTCAAGATAAAAGAATGCTAGATTTTTGTACACCTGTTATTTTTGGAAGTACAAAAGTAGTTTCTTATCATAAAAAAGCATTAAAATCAGAGACTCCTGTTCATGGAATAACTTCTTTAAATCAAATTAATCATAATAAGATTAATATACTAAATATTTGGAAAGAAGATGTTTCTATTGAATTAGGGAAGGAAACGAAAGAATCTGGTGAGTATGCAGCAAAATCATTAGAGGCAGCAACGACTTATTTAAAAGAAAAAAAGATAGATGTTTTAGTAACTGCACCAATTAATAAAGAAACCATACAATCTGATACTTTTAATTTTCCGGGACATACTGAATACTTAGAAGATAAACTAGAAGGAAAGAGTTTGATGATTTTAATGACAGATGCATTACGAATTGGGTTAATTACTGGGCATATTCCTATCTCTAAAGTAGCAGAGTCCATTAGTCCGGCATTAATTAAAGAAAAAGTAGGAACAATGTATGCTTCGTTGGTACAAGATTTTGGTATCAATAAACCAAAAATAGCAGTTTTATCATTAAATCCACATTGTGGAGATAAGGGAGTTATTGGTGTTGAAGATGATGAGATTATAAAGCCGACTATAGATGAAATAAAAGAATCTGGTAAGTTGGTTTTTGGACCTTATGCAGCAGATGGATTCTTTGGTTCTGAAACATATAAGCAGTTTGATGGTGTTTTAGCAACTTATCACGACCAAGGTTTGGCGCCATTTAAAGCGTTGTCTTTTGGTAGTGGAGTAAATTATACGGCAGGTTTAAGTGAGATTAGAACATCACCAGATCACGGTACAGGCTTTGATATTGCTGGTAAAAACATAGCAAATGCATCTTCTTTTAAAGAAGCATTGTTTACTGCAATTGAAATTTATAAGACAAGAAAAGAATATAAAGAGCTTACAAAAAGTCCTCTTTTAGTAAAATAAAAAACTTTTAAAAGAAAACAGTGTAAAATAAGAATTTTTTATATCTTTGCACCCTCAACTGATATTTGGAAATGAAATACTTAAAGGAATTCAACATACCGTTTGTAGGATTAAAAGAAGGAAGTCATTTGTTTGAATATGAAATTGATAATACGTTCTTTGACGCCTTTAATTTTGATGAATATGAAAGTTCATCAATTAAAATCTCATTAGATTTTATAAAGAAGAGTACA is a genomic window containing:
- a CDS encoding polyprenyl synthetase family protein; this encodes MDILHYQKDFIDYLESKKWVNEPKNLYEPIDYIIKLGGKRMRPILTLMAADIFSGGYEKAMPAALAVEVFHNFTLIHDDIMDDAPLRRGKATVHEKWDINTGILSGDAMLILAYQYFENYEPIVFQKLAKLFSKTALEVCDGQQLDVDFETRNDVTIDEYINMIRLKTSVLVAAALKMGAIVAETSDENANLIYDFGLNLGLAFQLQDDYLDTFGDPETFGKQVGGDIIENKKTYLYLKSLEVANEHDCKKLEYFYSRKLDDNSTKITEVSRIFDLNDIPILIKEQIQDYTERAFETLSCMNISEESKVSLRNFGLWLMNRSV
- a CDS encoding efflux RND transporter periplasmic adaptor subunit produces the protein MKKIYLLLVITLVLNSCGEKKTTSVADLVATGNLQELTAKKKEITANLEKINTELETINEAISKKDTLKKLPLITTITVKEEVFNHYLEIQGNVKTKQNILIYPEMAGILKTVYVKEGQKVTKGQLLATIDDGGLSNQVAQLAATTQLAKTTFERQKRLWDQKIGSEIQFLQAKTSYESQRNSLKQLKSQQSKSSIRAPFSGVIDDVIKEKGTVIAPGQGSEVFRIVNLNNMYVEAEVPERYITSIQKNKEVKIEFPVLGTSVNSSIRQVGSFINPNNRSFKIEVPVANKSGNVKPNLTAKLQINDYTDATSILIPQSIISENANGEQFVYVIKGKNSDNEAIAERVVIKTGKTQGNFIEVLENLPVGSEIIKEGARSVNNGQTVKVINK
- a CDS encoding PID-CTERM protein-sorting domain-containing protein, producing MLALTYIVNAQNVPRPAGPPPPPGLAIDGGLIFLVVSGIIYGVKKVKN
- a CDS encoding riboflavin synthase, whose translation is MFTGIIETLGTITNITKEQDNIHLTVKSNFTNELKIDQSVAHNGVCLTVVNIKNDTYTVTAIKETLNKTNIGRLNVNDSVNLERGMKLGDRLDGHIVQGHVDQTATCINIKKDNGSTIFTFKYDAGTNNITIEKGSITINGVSLTVVNSKKDEFSVAIIPYTTENTTFKYLKLNDCVNLEFDVIGKYVSKLTNS
- a CDS encoding TetR/AcrR family transcriptional regulator, whose translation is MREKILEKSNELFLNLGFKSVTMDEIAEALGVSKKTIYKYFKNKTELVTAVTHAMFDKICCGINGVCKLELNAIHELFSIKRLILENLKDEKSSPQYQLQKYYPKIYASLKQKQFHVMQDCVINNLEKGIKTNLYRETIDLEFISRIYYNGMIGIKDKDLFPLTNYSMNTLMTNYLEYHLRGICTEKGIQQLENQLKLK
- the pdxA gene encoding 4-hydroxythreonine-4-phosphate dehydrogenase PdxA, with protein sequence MDKSDKIIVGISIGDLNGIGLEVILKTFQDKRMLDFCTPVIFGSTKVVSYHKKALKSETPVHGITSLNQINHNKINILNIWKEDVSIELGKETKESGEYAAKSLEAATTYLKEKKIDVLVTAPINKETIQSDTFNFPGHTEYLEDKLEGKSLMILMTDALRIGLITGHIPISKVAESISPALIKEKVGTMYASLVQDFGINKPKIAVLSLNPHCGDKGVIGVEDDEIIKPTIDEIKESGKLVFGPYAADGFFGSETYKQFDGVLATYHDQGLAPFKALSFGSGVNYTAGLSEIRTSPDHGTGFDIAGKNIANASSFKEALFTAIEIYKTRKEYKELTKSPLLVK
- a CDS encoding TolC family protein; protein product: MKKIIMVCLSTCFFLVTNAQEKTMKLSLKEAIDFAIEHSYNTKASKNDIKIADKKVWETTATGLPQISGTVDYTNWLKQQVSLLPAELVGGAAGTFTPVTFSPKQNIGASVTLKQLLFDGSYLVGLQASKTYLKISKQANEKTELLTREAIINAYGNVLVVENSITILEGNIRILEKNLSDAKKIYENGFNEEEDVEQLQITLGNLKSQLNSVKRMKDIAYKMLNLSLGNPIETQLVLTDSLDSLAEKNINLGLIADDFKVDKHIDFKIAQNDRESKRLLVKLEKSKALPSLSAYVNYGAQAYSSDFSFFKSDQSWYNSSLLGVSLNIPIFSSLQRSSKTAQAKIDLETADIRLEETKQRLTLLAEKAKSEYQLSIENYATAKKNVGLAERIEKKQRIKFFEGISTSFDLLQAQNQLYTQQQTYIQSMLDVIAKKATLENALNTPIK
- a CDS encoding efflux RND transporter permease subunit produces the protein MTKQRKQVDKEFKLSSWAIHNKTTIYVIMAVLFFYGITAYLSMARENFPEVKETKIYISTIYPGNTAEDIEKLITDPLEDEVKTISNVIEVTSTSQEDYSMVVVEFDENISVELAKQKIKDEIATETASEDWPTFNGAKIEPNVFDLSLSEEVAILNINISGDYPVHKLKEFGEYLQDEIEDLAEIKKVDIRGAQEKEVEVAVDIYKMMAAKVSFNDITSAISNGNVTMSAGNFITSGQRRTVRIIGEIDKPAALEDFVIKSEFNNPIYLKDVATVAFKDKDKTTFARENGKEVVMLDVKKRAGKNMVAASEQIQVIVADAIANYFPKDLKVTITNDQSNKTIGQVDDLVNNIIFGVFLVVTVLMFFLGFKNAVFVGFAIPMSMFMSLMILNLLGYTMNTMILFGLIMGLGMLVDNGIVVVENVYRLMDEEGMGRIEAAKKGISEIAYPIIISTATTVAAFIPLGLWPGVMGDFMVLLPITLSTVLGSSLLVAIFFNSVLVSQFMSVEDVDMPIKKIAILTGVMTVLGIIVLITGGAYAALGSLMIFTAIMLWVYRLFLRDWANSFQNKVLPVLERWYESSLRFSLTGKTPYFLVIGTTLLLLASFIAFGWSLGTQRTKVEFFPDNKPNQIIVYIEYPEGTDIQKTNDITKLIEKKVETVLYSDEYMDGDYNFMVESLISQVGEGAGNPQTDGGSAAEMPHKGKVKASMREYKYRRGLDSELMRQKLQTALVGIYPGVLISVEKDANGPPAGSPINIEIEGDDYAELIHVAQRMRDFINTKSISGIDELKIDVNRDKPGMEVLVDRKKAGELGVSTGQVGQQLRASIFGNKAGVYKEDGDDYDIYVRFNKEDRYNTSALFNQNIIFRDMASGKVKEIPVSTVATQKNNSGFSAIKHKDIKRVVTVYSALTPGETDAAAVVGKIQNEMKNFKNLPKGIKIDYTGQIEEQNKQMQFLVGAFFTGLALIFFILIFQFNSVSKPAIIMIAIFLSFIGVFGGIVISGSSFVIMMTMMGIISLAGIVVNNGVVLLDYAQLLIDRKKGELEIDHEDYLDKETLYEAIVKAGGARLRPVLLTAITTILGLIPLAIGLNINFFTLFSEYNPHIYFGGDNVAFWGPLAWTVIYGLLIATFLTLIIVPVLFFLITLFKMWLKSKIAPKKVIL